In the genome of Neorhizobium sp. NCHU2750, one region contains:
- a CDS encoding conjugal transfer protein TraB translates to MTRDRWRVALLILLSIAVGAVGWSGEALLLPTAMLFPLLWAQSPSRLVAGAVSAGYFLTASRGLPQGVANFYAADFWPGLLLWLAASAGFVAVHAAFWPARLQKRLPGRGALGWGKPVRYLAAAVLMGLPPFGITGWAHPLTAAGILFPGFGWWGLGATTAGLAMMTSRYWPAAAIALGGFWFWSAATWTQPVLPDGWKGVDLEQGQTLGRDGSLDHHRDLIATVRAAAGAETRVIVLPESALGLWTPTVARLWQAGLRGADVTVIAGAAVIDPGGYDNVMVTVSEGEARILYRERMPIPVSMWQPWLQWTGQGGGAQAHFFANPAVDLAGTRIAPLICYEQLIVWPILHSMLFSPAAIVATGNGWWTEGTSIVAIQQAGVIAWAKLFGRPVVTAFNT, encoded by the coding sequence TTGACCCGTGACCGCTGGCGTGTGGCGCTCCTGATCCTGCTTTCGATCGCCGTCGGAGCGGTCGGCTGGAGCGGCGAGGCCCTCCTTCTTCCGACAGCCATGCTCTTTCCGTTGCTATGGGCGCAATCTCCATCACGACTGGTTGCGGGCGCGGTGTCTGCCGGGTACTTCCTCACCGCCTCGCGCGGCCTGCCGCAGGGTGTGGCGAACTTCTACGCCGCCGATTTCTGGCCCGGCCTCCTGCTATGGCTGGCGGCCTCGGCCGGCTTTGTCGCCGTGCATGCGGCGTTCTGGCCCGCGCGCTTGCAAAAGAGGCTCCCGGGAAGGGGCGCTCTGGGTTGGGGAAAGCCGGTGCGCTACCTTGCGGCCGCGGTGCTGATGGGGCTGCCGCCCTTCGGCATCACCGGGTGGGCGCATCCACTGACCGCAGCGGGCATTCTGTTTCCCGGCTTTGGATGGTGGGGGCTGGGTGCGACCACAGCCGGCCTCGCGATGATGACATCGCGATACTGGCCGGCTGCTGCCATTGCCCTGGGAGGCTTCTGGTTCTGGTCCGCCGCTACGTGGACGCAACCTGTCCTACCGGATGGATGGAAAGGCGTCGACCTCGAACAGGGTCAAACGCTTGGACGTGATGGTTCGCTTGACCATCACCGTGACCTGATCGCAACGGTGCGCGCGGCGGCAGGAGCGGAAACCCGTGTCATCGTTCTTCCCGAAAGCGCCCTCGGCTTATGGACCCCGACTGTCGCACGGCTTTGGCAGGCGGGCTTGCGAGGGGCGGACGTCACCGTGATCGCCGGCGCGGCCGTCATCGATCCGGGCGGCTACGACAACGTCATGGTGACGGTCTCGGAGGGTGAAGCACGGATCCTCTATCGCGAGCGCATGCCGATCCCGGTATCGATGTGGCAGCCATGGTTGCAATGGACCGGGCAGGGCGGTGGCGCTCAAGCGCATTTCTTCGCCAACCCGGCCGTGGATCTCGCTGGCACGAGGATCGCGCCGCTGATCTGCTACGAGCAGCTCATCGTCTGGCCCATACTGCACTCGATGCTGTTTTCCCCCGCCGCCATCGTCGCCACGGGCAACGGATGGTGGACCGAGGGAACGTCGATCGTCGCCATCCAACAAGCAGGCGTGATCGCCTGGGCGAAACTCTTCGGGCGACCCGTCGTCACGGCTTTCAACACATAA
- a CDS encoding TraH family protein, with amino-acid sequence MVDSALIKECSDPGLKPAIVEEFIERAGAPDPLAVTVRSGNRIVLVPKPTTPDEALALIRQNLGRNIVRVGLTQYPAGLGIVEAGQLKPDLIEPCENIKMGTALFAKVYRIVTKWYGNPPESEVLPQVFEDAIIAWQTGYFEGTAVFRAADPGDVKLPEPDPGVEAETSEAGSDKMKGGNVDTALEAEPADPNKAGIRIDLSGIGARGK; translated from the coding sequence ATGGTCGATTCCGCCCTCATCAAGGAATGCAGCGATCCCGGCCTGAAGCCCGCGATCGTCGAAGAGTTCATCGAACGGGCAGGGGCGCCGGACCCGCTCGCGGTCACTGTCCGCTCCGGCAACCGCATCGTTCTGGTGCCGAAGCCGACAACGCCGGACGAAGCGCTCGCATTGATACGCCAGAACCTCGGCCGCAATATCGTTCGCGTCGGCTTGACGCAGTATCCCGCCGGCCTCGGTATCGTCGAGGCGGGCCAGTTGAAGCCGGACCTGATCGAGCCTTGCGAAAACATCAAGATGGGCACGGCCCTGTTCGCCAAAGTCTATCGTATCGTCACCAAATGGTACGGTAACCCTCCCGAAAGCGAGGTCCTTCCGCAGGTTTTTGAAGACGCGATCATCGCATGGCAAACGGGGTATTTCGAGGGGACAGCGGTGTTCCGGGCAGCCGATCCGGGCGACGTGAAGCTGCCAGAGCCGGATCCAGGGGTGGAAGCGGAAACGTCCGAAGCCGGTAGTGACAAGATGAAGGGCGGCAACGTCGATACTGCACTCGAGGCGGAACCAGCTGACCCGAACAAGGCCGGTATTCGGATCGACCTTTCCGGCATCGGCGCGCGCGGGAAGTGA
- a CDS encoding transcriptional repressor TraM — MESEDATLTKKVELRPLVGLTRGLHPADLEKLTIDAIRAHRRLVEKADELFQALPESYKSGKEVGGPQHLCYIEASIEMHAQMSAVSTLISILGYIPNASVN; from the coding sequence ATGGAATCGGAAGATGCAACATTGACGAAAAAAGTTGAGCTCCGGCCACTGGTCGGCTTAACTCGTGGACTACACCCGGCTGACCTCGAGAAACTGACCATAGACGCAATCCGTGCACATCGGCGACTTGTCGAAAAGGCCGACGAACTTTTCCAGGCCCTGCCGGAAAGCTATAAGTCGGGAAAGGAAGTCGGAGGCCCACAGCATCTGTGTTACATCGAGGCCAGTATCGAGATGCACGCGCAGATGAGCGCTGTCAGCACGCTAATCAGCATTCTTGGCTATATCCCGAACGCCTCCGTGAACTGA
- a CDS encoding PAS domain-containing methyl-accepting chemotaxis protein — MNILNRGANACAVLAALSKSQAMIEFDLSGRILTANDNFCRALGYELSEIIGKHHSMFVEPAFVKSADYKAFWAKLAAGNFDQQQYKRIGKGGKEVWIEASYNPVMRRGKPVKVVKIATDITAQKLKVAEDAGKIEALSRAQAIIEFTPTGDVLTANENFLSALGYSLSEIQGKHHSMFCEPSYTASPDYRNFWKMLAGGDLMADEFMRLGKGGRKVFIQASYNPIFDMNGRVFKVVKFATDVTARVENVEQLAGCLNSLADGDLAQQIEKPFIPSLERLRTDFNAASDKLKRAMATVADNARAISAGSSEIRTAADELAKRTEQQAASVEETAAALEEITTTVKDSSRRAEEAGQLVARTREHAEHSGQVVRDAIGAMDQIETSSREISNIIGVIDEIAFQTNLLALNAGVEAARAGEAGKGFAVVAQEVRELAQRSAKAAKEIKTLITASGSQVQSGVSLVTKAGSALQEIATQVHDINTNVVAIVEAAREQSNALGEINKAVNSVDQGTQQNAAMVEEQTAASHSLAREAAALFELLEHFRFDDTGRTQAFAGQVHRPSVAPVAKPSSRAAQVFAA; from the coding sequence GTGAATATTCTCAATCGTGGTGCCAATGCATGCGCGGTACTTGCTGCCCTCTCTAAGTCTCAGGCCATGATCGAATTCGATCTGTCCGGCAGGATACTCACTGCCAACGACAATTTCTGCCGGGCGCTTGGCTATGAGCTATCAGAAATTATCGGCAAACATCACAGCATGTTCGTTGAACCGGCATTTGTGAAATCGGCAGACTATAAGGCGTTCTGGGCGAAACTCGCCGCCGGCAACTTCGACCAGCAGCAATATAAGCGCATCGGCAAGGGCGGCAAGGAAGTCTGGATCGAGGCGTCCTATAACCCTGTCATGCGCCGTGGCAAGCCGGTCAAGGTTGTCAAGATCGCCACCGACATCACCGCCCAGAAGCTGAAAGTTGCAGAAGATGCCGGCAAGATCGAGGCTTTGTCGCGGGCGCAGGCGATTATCGAGTTCACGCCGACCGGCGACGTCCTGACCGCCAACGAGAATTTCCTGTCCGCCCTCGGATATTCTCTGAGCGAGATCCAGGGCAAACACCATTCGATGTTCTGCGAACCATCCTATACCGCGTCGCCCGACTATCGGAATTTCTGGAAGATGCTTGCAGGCGGGGATTTGATGGCGGACGAGTTCATGCGGCTCGGCAAGGGTGGTCGCAAGGTCTTTATCCAGGCCTCATACAATCCGATTTTCGATATGAACGGCAGAGTCTTCAAAGTCGTGAAATTCGCGACCGACGTGACGGCCCGGGTCGAAAACGTCGAACAGCTCGCGGGCTGCCTGAACAGTCTGGCGGACGGTGACCTGGCGCAGCAAATCGAAAAACCGTTCATCCCCTCGCTCGAACGTTTGCGCACCGATTTCAACGCCGCCTCCGACAAGCTGAAGCGCGCGATGGCGACTGTCGCCGACAACGCCAGGGCGATCTCCGCGGGATCCAGCGAGATTCGGACCGCCGCCGACGAGCTGGCAAAACGCACCGAGCAACAAGCCGCCTCGGTCGAGGAGACCGCCGCTGCGCTCGAGGAAATCACCACAACGGTCAAGGATTCCAGTCGTCGGGCGGAGGAGGCTGGCCAACTCGTTGCACGCACCCGCGAACATGCAGAGCATTCCGGGCAGGTGGTGCGCGACGCGATCGGCGCCATGGATCAGATCGAAACGTCCTCTCGCGAGATCTCCAACATCATCGGTGTCATCGATGAGATCGCGTTCCAGACCAACCTCCTGGCGCTGAATGCCGGTGTCGAAGCGGCCCGTGCCGGCGAAGCGGGCAAGGGATTCGCGGTCGTCGCGCAGGAAGTCCGCGAGCTCGCGCAGCGATCGGCCAAGGCCGCCAAGGAAATCAAGACGCTGATCACCGCGTCGGGTAGCCAGGTCCAGAGCGGGGTATCGCTTGTCACGAAAGCCGGTTCCGCGCTGCAGGAAATCGCGACCCAGGTCCACGACATCAACACGAATGTCGTCGCGATTGTCGAAGCGGCACGCGAGCAGTCGAACGCTCTCGGTGAGATCAACAAGGCCGTGAACAGCGTCGATCAGGGAACGCAACAAAACGCCGCGATGGTCGAGGAGCAGACGGCGGCCAGCCACAGCCTTGCTCGCGAGGCCGCCGCGCTATTCGAGCTGCTGGAGCATTTCAGGTTCGATGACACCGGCCGAACGCAAGCGTTTGCTGGCCAGGTTCATCGGCCATCCGTCGCGCCAGTCGCCAAACCGTCGAGCCGCGCTGCCCAGGTCTTCGCTGCGTAG
- the traR gene encoding transcriptional regulator TraR: MQHWLDKLTDLAAIQGDECILKDGLADLAEHFGFTGYAYLHIQHKHTIAVTNYHRDWRSAYFENNFDKLDPVVKRAKSRKHVFAWSGEQERSRLSKEERAFYAHAADFGIRSGITIPIKTANGSMSMFTLASERPAIDLDREIDAVAAAGAVGQLHARISFLQTTPTVEDAAWLDPKEATYLRWIAVGMTMEEVADVEGVKYNSVRVKLREAMKRFDVRSKAHLTALAIRRKLI, from the coding sequence ATGCAGCACTGGCTGGACAAGTTGACCGATCTTGCCGCAATTCAGGGCGACGAGTGCATCCTGAAGGATGGCCTTGCCGACCTTGCCGAACATTTCGGCTTCACCGGCTATGCCTATCTCCATATCCAGCACAAACACACCATCGCGGTCACCAATTATCATCGTGACTGGCGATCGGCTTACTTCGAGAACAACTTCGACAAGCTCGATCCGGTCGTCAAGCGCGCGAAATCCAGGAAGCACGTCTTTGCCTGGTCCGGCGAACAGGAACGATCGCGGCTATCGAAGGAAGAGCGTGCCTTCTACGCGCATGCGGCCGATTTCGGCATCCGCTCCGGCATCACCATTCCGATCAAGACCGCCAACGGATCGATGTCGATGTTCACGCTGGCGTCGGAAAGGCCGGCGATCGACCTCGACCGTGAGATCGACGCGGTCGCAGCCGCGGGCGCCGTCGGGCAGCTCCACGCCCGCATCTCTTTCCTTCAGACCACTCCGACAGTGGAAGATGCCGCCTGGCTCGATCCGAAAGAGGCGACCTATCTCAGATGGATCGCCGTCGGCATGACGATGGAGGAAGTCGCAGACGTGGAGGGCGTCAAGTACAACAGCGTCCGTGTCAAGCTCCGCGAGGCCATGAAGCGCTTCGACGTTCGCAGTAAGGCCCATCTCACCGCCCTCGCAATCAGAAGAAAGCTGATCTGA
- the gtfA gene encoding sucrose phosphorylase: MQNKVQFITYVDRLTRGGFRQLKELVDGKFAGLFGGVHVLPFFNPIDGADAGFDPTDHTIVDPRLGDWEDVRALSGSVEIMADLIVNHVSSQSGAFTDFIAKGSASEFADMFMTFDKVFPDGATEEDLLRIYRPRPGLPFSKVTLADGTQRMLWTTFTPEQIDIDVHSAKGTTYLETILDRFSEANVTAIRLDAAGYAIKKAGSSCFMIDDTYAFLEEVAGKARNRGMEVLVEIHSYHRDQIEIAKKVDRVYDFALPPLILHALFTGDATPLAKWLAISPRNAITVLDTHDGIGVIDVGAHSDGRAGLLEPQAIDNLVEEIHRRSDGQSRQATGAAASNLDLYQVNCTYYDALGRNDNDYLIARAIQFFAPGIPQVYYVGLLGGVNDMDLLAKTGVGRDINRHYYGNDEIGTALETPLFHRLSNLIRFRNTHPAFGGALKATIADAGALVLSWQHGDAFAELKISFADRKASIAASGQSEMQIVE, from the coding sequence ATGCAAAACAAAGTGCAGTTTATCACCTATGTTGACCGCCTGACCAGAGGTGGTTTCAGGCAATTGAAGGAACTGGTCGATGGCAAGTTCGCTGGCCTGTTCGGCGGCGTCCATGTCTTGCCTTTCTTCAATCCGATCGATGGCGCTGATGCCGGATTCGATCCAACAGATCACACGATCGTCGATCCGCGCCTCGGCGACTGGGAGGATGTGCGGGCTTTGTCGGGATCCGTGGAAATCATGGCCGATCTTATCGTCAACCATGTCTCATCGCAATCCGGCGCATTCACGGACTTCATTGCCAAGGGTTCGGCGTCCGAATTTGCCGACATGTTCATGACGTTCGATAAGGTATTTCCCGATGGCGCCACCGAAGAAGACCTTCTGAGGATCTATCGACCGCGCCCCGGTTTACCGTTTTCGAAGGTGACCCTGGCTGATGGTACTCAGCGGATGCTCTGGACAACCTTCACACCGGAGCAGATCGACATCGATGTCCACAGCGCCAAAGGCACAACCTATCTCGAAACGATCCTCGATCGCTTTTCGGAGGCGAATGTGACGGCGATCCGCCTCGACGCCGCGGGATACGCGATCAAGAAAGCGGGCAGCAGTTGCTTCATGATCGACGATACCTACGCATTCCTCGAAGAAGTGGCTGGAAAGGCCCGCAACCGCGGCATGGAGGTTCTGGTTGAGATTCATAGTTATCATCGTGACCAAATCGAGATCGCGAAGAAGGTCGACCGGGTCTATGATTTCGCACTACCACCGCTCATCTTGCATGCATTGTTTACGGGAGACGCCACGCCGCTGGCAAAGTGGCTGGCAATAAGCCCCCGTAACGCGATCACCGTTCTCGACACCCATGACGGGATCGGCGTTATAGATGTCGGTGCCCATAGCGACGGCCGGGCGGGCCTCCTCGAACCCCAGGCGATCGACAATCTTGTGGAAGAGATCCATAGGCGATCGGATGGCCAGAGCCGCCAGGCGACGGGGGCCGCTGCATCGAATCTGGACCTTTATCAGGTAAACTGCACCTACTATGACGCGCTTGGTCGCAACGATAATGATTATCTCATCGCTCGGGCAATTCAGTTTTTTGCTCCAGGAATTCCGCAAGTCTATTATGTCGGTTTATTGGGCGGTGTAAACGATATGGACCTGCTCGCCAAAACGGGCGTGGGGCGTGACATTAACCGGCACTATTACGGCAACGACGAAATCGGTACGGCCCTTGAGACGCCGCTCTTCCATCGCCTTTCAAATCTGATCCGTTTCAGGAACACCCATCCCGCCTTCGGTGGAGCGCTCAAGGCCACCATTGCTGATGCCGGAGCGTTGGTGCTTTCATGGCAACACGGCGATGCTTTTGCTGAATTGAAGATCTCATTTGCCGACCGCAAGGCGAGCATTGCCGCATCTGGTCAGAGCGAGATGCAGATCGTCGAGTGA
- a CDS encoding Na/Pi cotransporter family protein, whose amino-acid sequence MESIIVLINLCGAVALLLFGLAQVKDGASRALGARLRTGLASGTKSSARSFLSGFVATVALQSSTATALMVSSFVERELIKPRMAQVVLLGANVGTAVTAWIVATGIEWVSPALLFIGIILYRGGSTSRQGAGTALLGIALMLLSLHLLSNATEPLRHSPALAAFIGLLENAWPVAMIFSAAIAFASSSSLAAVVLILSLTSTGILSGGLVVALVLGANFGGAIPPVIASLSASAAARRVTLGNLIVRAIGCLLILPVADILASWLSMLPVPASKLPVDAHLALNIGLALLAMPFSRLLARWMGVLIPASEQADNTPKFLDPDELSTPVVALTSAAREVLGVGDLIERMLLRVSDAFQQNNAARLKDIAQLERQVDRLQQEVKVYLSKLGRTGLSEDEGRRSIVIIDYAINLEHIGDIVEKGLLPEVTKKIAHGLKFSDDGFSELTQLFQLTVDNLRIAQTILITRDINLARQLMERKVEVRHMEKQSSERHLERLRDGRTDSLQTSSLHLDILRDLKRINAHIVSVAHPIMDEQGLLGESRLIAGGSAD is encoded by the coding sequence TTGGAATCGATAATCGTTCTCATAAATCTCTGCGGCGCCGTCGCGTTGCTGCTGTTCGGCCTGGCCCAGGTGAAGGACGGAGCCTCCCGTGCGCTTGGGGCCAGATTGCGAACGGGCCTCGCCTCCGGCACGAAAAGCAGCGCCCGGTCGTTTCTATCAGGGTTCGTCGCCACAGTCGCGCTTCAGAGTTCTACAGCGACGGCGCTGATGGTCTCCTCGTTTGTGGAACGAGAGCTTATCAAGCCTCGCATGGCGCAGGTCGTCCTCCTCGGCGCCAATGTCGGAACGGCGGTCACCGCCTGGATCGTCGCAACGGGCATCGAATGGGTGTCCCCTGCCCTACTCTTCATCGGCATCATTCTCTATCGAGGCGGTTCGACCTCCAGGCAGGGCGCCGGAACAGCGTTGCTCGGTATCGCGCTGATGCTGCTGTCACTACACCTACTCAGCAACGCGACCGAGCCGCTTCGCCATTCGCCGGCGCTCGCAGCGTTTATCGGCCTGCTTGAAAACGCCTGGCCGGTCGCGATGATCTTTTCCGCGGCCATCGCATTCGCTTCATCTTCAAGCTTGGCTGCGGTCGTTCTGATTTTGTCGTTGACCTCCACCGGAATCCTCTCTGGCGGGCTTGTCGTAGCGCTGGTTCTTGGAGCCAATTTCGGTGGCGCAATACCTCCGGTGATCGCGTCGTTATCAGCATCGGCGGCGGCCAGGCGGGTCACACTAGGCAATCTGATTGTCCGGGCAATCGGCTGCCTGCTGATCCTGCCAGTGGCCGATATTTTGGCCAGCTGGCTTTCGATGTTGCCGGTCCCAGCGTCCAAACTTCCCGTGGACGCGCATCTCGCGTTAAATATCGGCCTGGCTCTCCTGGCCATGCCGTTTTCCCGCCTTCTTGCACGGTGGATGGGGGTCCTCATCCCCGCGTCCGAACAGGCTGACAACACACCGAAATTCCTCGATCCGGATGAGCTATCAACACCAGTCGTAGCACTGACGAGTGCTGCACGCGAAGTGCTTGGCGTTGGAGACCTGATCGAAAGAATGCTCTTGAGAGTGTCGGACGCGTTCCAGCAGAACAATGCCGCGAGATTGAAGGATATTGCGCAGCTTGAGCGCCAGGTCGACCGGTTACAGCAGGAGGTCAAGGTCTACTTATCGAAACTCGGCCGTACTGGACTGTCGGAAGACGAAGGCCGCCGCTCGATCGTCATCATCGACTACGCCATCAACCTCGAACATATCGGGGATATTGTCGAGAAAGGTCTGCTGCCCGAGGTCACGAAGAAGATCGCCCACGGTTTGAAATTCTCTGATGACGGCTTCTCCGAACTAACACAACTCTTCCAGCTCACCGTCGATAATCTCCGGATCGCACAAACAATCCTTATCACCCGGGACATCAATCTCGCGCGTCAGCTCATGGAGCGGAAAGTCGAAGTCCGGCACATGGAAAAACAGTCTTCCGAGCGCCACCTGGAACGTCTGCGCGACGGGCGCACCGACAGCCTTCAAACCAGCTCGCTTCACCTCGACATCTTGCGTGATCTCAAGCGGATCAACGCGCATATCGTCTCGGTTGCTCACCCGATCATGGACGAGCAAGGATTACTGGGCGAGAGCCGTCTCATCGCGGGCGGCTCTGCAGACTGA
- a CDS encoding DeoR/GlpR family DNA-binding transcription regulator yields MVFNSTQDRQAKIVELLRDEQFLAIGRLTEHFQISVATARRDLSELHEAGLLRRTHGGAVSVTQVTQDKPNAARAVWNRAEKAAIAGVVAGMIVEGDTVLLDAGTTALEVAKKLADRRNLTFISNGLDIVEELTRGEGKSIYSVGGEYTETNRSFRGPLAEQFIRQFNVDKLILNAASIDVDRGLICTSSPVNASVARAMIEVSSRVIVVADHSKFTKSSLSVTARIEDVGVIVTDSGTRTIIETIPEKLRKKFVVAN; encoded by the coding sequence TTGGTGTTCAACTCGACTCAGGACCGCCAGGCGAAAATCGTTGAGCTTTTGCGCGATGAGCAGTTTTTGGCTATCGGCAGATTGACGGAGCACTTCCAGATTTCGGTGGCCACTGCGAGGCGCGACTTGAGCGAACTCCACGAGGCCGGACTCTTGCGTCGAACTCACGGCGGTGCGGTCAGCGTCACGCAGGTTACACAGGACAAGCCGAACGCTGCCCGCGCCGTCTGGAATCGGGCGGAGAAGGCGGCCATAGCCGGAGTCGTTGCCGGTATGATCGTCGAGGGTGACACGGTTCTTCTGGACGCCGGTACAACTGCGCTGGAAGTTGCCAAGAAGCTCGCTGACCGCAGAAACCTCACCTTCATCTCGAATGGTCTCGACATTGTCGAGGAATTGACGAGAGGGGAGGGCAAAAGCATCTATTCGGTCGGGGGCGAGTATACCGAAACGAACCGCTCCTTCCGCGGCCCTTTGGCGGAGCAGTTTATCCGCCAATTCAATGTCGACAAACTCATTCTCAACGCGGCGTCGATCGATGTTGATCGCGGATTGATCTGTACGTCGTCGCCCGTGAACGCGAGTGTCGCTCGCGCCATGATCGAAGTTTCGAGCCGCGTGATCGTCGTCGCGGATCATTCGAAATTCACAAAATCGAGCCTCTCGGTGACGGCCAGGATCGAGGATGTCGGCGTGATCGTCACCGACTCTGGAACCCGAACCATCATTGAGACAATACCGGAAAAGCTGCGGAAGAAGTTCGTTGTTGCGAACTAG
- a CDS encoding ABC transporter substrate-binding protein — protein sequence MLKTNRRNFMMGTAAIAVASTAGAKFTFAQERRALRLGVNGLPNSLEPVNAISNVGPRIVNQIFDTLIARDFFAKGAPGNAIDLVPALAESWERIDEKSVRFKLRQKVMFHDGVELTADDVAYTFSSERLWGPEAIKKIPLGKSYSLDFDEPVVEDKYIVTLRTKTPSYLIETFVASWMSRIVPKEYYKKLGAVDFGNKPVGTGPYKFVDFVAGDRVVLEANDAYWGPKPTASKITYQIVAEPATRVAGLISGEYDIITTLTPDDIQLINSYPDLETRGTLIENFHMFTFNMNQEVFKDKKLRRALALAVNRPIMVEALWKKQASIPAGFNFPNYGETFDPKRKAMEYNVEEAKRLVKESGYDGTPITYHTMGNYYANAMPALMMMIEMWKQIGVNVVMKTYAPGSFPPDNQTWIRNWSNGQWMTDAYATIVPEFGPNGQVQKRWGWKAPAEFNELCQKVTVLPNGKERFDAYNRMRDIFEEEAPAVILYQPYDVYAARKDVHWKPVSFEMMEFRNNLSFG from the coding sequence ATGCTTAAGACCAATCGCAGGAATTTTATGATGGGCACCGCGGCGATAGCGGTCGCTTCAACTGCCGGTGCGAAGTTCACCTTCGCGCAAGAACGCCGGGCGCTTCGCCTGGGTGTGAACGGATTGCCGAACTCGCTGGAGCCGGTCAATGCAATCAGCAATGTCGGCCCGCGTATCGTCAACCAGATATTCGACACGCTGATAGCGCGCGATTTTTTCGCGAAGGGAGCTCCCGGCAATGCCATCGACCTCGTTCCGGCACTTGCCGAGAGCTGGGAGCGCATCGATGAGAAATCGGTTCGCTTCAAGCTGCGGCAGAAGGTCATGTTCCACGATGGTGTTGAACTGACCGCGGACGATGTCGCATACACCTTTTCTTCCGAACGCCTTTGGGGTCCCGAAGCGATCAAGAAAATCCCGCTTGGGAAATCCTATTCGCTCGATTTCGATGAGCCCGTGGTCGAGGACAAATACATAGTCACACTTCGCACAAAGACCCCGAGCTATCTCATCGAGACCTTCGTCGCATCCTGGATGAGCCGCATTGTTCCCAAAGAATACTACAAGAAACTGGGAGCAGTAGATTTCGGTAACAAGCCCGTTGGAACAGGCCCGTACAAGTTCGTGGACTTTGTTGCCGGTGACCGTGTGGTGCTGGAAGCCAACGACGCCTACTGGGGTCCAAAGCCGACTGCATCGAAGATCACCTACCAGATCGTCGCAGAGCCAGCCACACGCGTCGCGGGTCTGATCAGCGGTGAATACGATATCATCACTACCCTGACGCCGGACGACATTCAGCTGATAAATAGCTATCCGGACCTCGAAACGCGCGGGACGCTCATCGAAAACTTCCACATGTTCACCTTCAATATGAACCAAGAAGTTTTCAAGGATAAGAAGCTTCGGCGCGCTCTTGCTCTGGCTGTCAACCGGCCAATCATGGTTGAAGCGCTCTGGAAGAAACAAGCATCTATCCCGGCCGGCTTCAATTTCCCGAACTATGGGGAAACCTTCGATCCAAAGCGTAAGGCCATGGAATATAATGTCGAGGAGGCCAAGCGTCTCGTCAAGGAGAGCGGCTACGATGGAACGCCGATCACCTATCACACGATGGGCAACTATTATGCCAACGCCATGCCTGCGTTGATGATGATGATCGAAATGTGGAAGCAGATCGGTGTGAACGTGGTCATGAAAACCTACGCACCGGGTAGCTTCCCCCCGGACAACCAGACCTGGATCAGAAACTGGTCCAACGGCCAATGGATGACCGATGCCTACGCCACGATCGTCCCCGAATTCGGGCCGAATGGTCAGGTTCAAAAGCGTTGGGGTTGGAAGGCGCCGGCCGAGTTCAACGAATTATGTCAGAAGGTCACGGTTCTGCCGAATGGCAAGGAGCGCTTCGACGCCTACAATCGCATGCGGGATATTTTCGAAGAGGAGGCGCCAGCCGTCATTCTCTATCAGCCGTATGACGTTTATGCCGCGCGCAAGGATGTCCACTGGAAGCCCGTGAGCTTCGAGATGATGGAATTCCGCAACAATCTCAGCTTCGGCTGA